In a genomic window of Gloeocapsopsis dulcis:
- a CDS encoding Uma2 family endonuclease gives MSNFILDLKPFLYLTDDQYYELCRKHPDLKLERNRAGQLIIMPPTGGETGRKNADIISQLVVWNKKKKLGVVFDSSTEFKLPLGGDRSPDAAWIKLEHWRSLSDESKKKFPPLCPDFIIELRSESDSLKELRAKMQEYLDNGMALGWLIDPQNQQVEVYKQNQDIETINSPQTLSGGEILPKFILDFAEIWN, from the coding sequence ATGAGTAACTTTATTCTAGATCTAAAACCTTTTCTTTATTTAACCGACGATCAATATTATGAATTATGTCGAAAGCATCCTGATTTAAAATTAGAAAGGAATCGAGCAGGTCAACTGATTATTATGCCACCTACTGGGGGAGAAACCGGAAGAAAAAATGCAGATATTATTAGTCAATTAGTTGTCTGGAATAAAAAGAAAAAATTAGGAGTTGTCTTTGATTCTTCAACTGAATTCAAATTACCATTAGGTGGCGATCGCTCTCCTGACGCTGCATGGATAAAACTAGAACACTGGCGATCGCTTAGTGATGAATCAAAGAAAAAGTTTCCTCCCCTCTGCCCAGATTTTATTATCGAGCTAAGATCAGAATCAGATAGCCTCAAAGAATTACGCGCTAAGATGCAAGAATACCTCGACAATGGTATGGCTTTAGGTTGGTTAATTGATCCACAAAATCAACAAGTAGAAGTATATAAACAAAATCAGGACATAGAAACTATCAATTCTCCTCAAACGCTTTCAGGTGGAGAAATATTACCAAAATTTATTTTAGATTTTGCAGAAATTTGGAATTAA
- a CDS encoding FAD-binding oxidoreductase, with amino-acid sequence MNAIAQKLETIVGTPGVVAWDNIEATRRKRIQQAIAIENYPCLVYPETQAELAAVVTCAYQNQWKILPCGSTTKLDWGGLAQGIQIVISTERIHQLIEHAVGDLTITAEAGIKFADLQATLATAGQFLAFDPTTPESATLGGIVATADTGSLRQRYGGVRDQLLGISFVRADGKIAKAGGRVVKNVAGYDLMKLFTGSYGTLGIITSVTFRVYPIPEASRTVVLTGNADAIAQAVTSLRTSALTPVASDLLSKQLVANLDIGQGLGLVVRFQSLTASVQQQATSLLELGQQLNLQGTVYADDETELWQKLQQQMRSPTTPTAITCKIGVLPTKVVATLTQFDPYMGLIHTGSGLGLLQFDAEVDKQSIFQMRDFCQSQGGFFTVLAAPQALKETIDVWGYKGNALAMMQRIKQQFDPNNILSPRRFVGGI; translated from the coding sequence ATGAATGCGATCGCCCAAAAATTAGAAACCATTGTCGGTACTCCTGGAGTTGTAGCATGGGACAATATCGAAGCTACGCGTCGCAAACGGATACAACAGGCGATCGCAATAGAAAATTATCCTTGCCTTGTATATCCTGAAACTCAAGCAGAACTTGCAGCAGTTGTTACCTGTGCTTACCAAAATCAATGGAAAATCTTACCTTGTGGAAGCACGACTAAACTCGATTGGGGTGGATTAGCACAAGGCATACAAATTGTTATCAGTACCGAACGCATTCACCAATTGATTGAACACGCCGTTGGCGATTTAACTATAACAGCAGAAGCGGGAATCAAGTTTGCAGATTTACAAGCAACCTTAGCAACTGCAGGACAATTTCTCGCCTTCGATCCCACTACACCTGAATCAGCTACGTTAGGAGGAATTGTTGCCACCGCCGATACTGGTTCATTGCGTCAGCGTTACGGAGGAGTGCGCGATCAACTGCTGGGAATTAGTTTTGTCCGTGCCGATGGCAAAATTGCTAAAGCCGGAGGAAGAGTTGTTAAAAATGTTGCTGGTTACGACTTGATGAAGTTGTTTACTGGCTCGTATGGTACGTTGGGAATAATTACATCCGTCACATTTCGCGTTTATCCCATTCCAGAAGCTTCTCGTACAGTGGTATTGACTGGAAATGCAGATGCGATCGCCCAAGCCGTCACAAGTTTACGCACCTCAGCTTTAACTCCAGTTGCGTCTGATTTACTTTCCAAGCAATTAGTCGCAAATTTAGATATCGGTCAAGGTTTAGGCTTGGTTGTTCGGTTTCAAAGTCTTACTGCCAGCGTTCAACAACAAGCTACATCACTTTTAGAGTTAGGACAACAGTTAAATTTACAAGGCACAGTCTATGCAGATGATGAGACTGAGTTATGGCAGAAATTACAACAACAAATGCGATCGCCTACCACACCTACTGCAATTACTTGCAAAATAGGGGTATTACCAACAAAGGTTGTCGCAACGCTTACCCAATTCGATCCATACATGGGTTTGATTCACACTGGTAGTGGTTTAGGTTTATTGCAATTTGATGCTGAGGTAGACAAGCAAAGTATTTTCCAAATGCGAGATTTCTGTCAGTCTCAAGGAGGATTTTTCACAGTTTTAGCAGCCCCACAAGCACTAAAAGAAACAATCGATGTTTGGGGATATAAAGGTAATGCTTTAGCAATGATGCAACGGATTAAACAACAGTTCGACCCAAATAATATTTTGAGTCCACGCCGCTTTGTTGGAGGAATTTAA
- the glcD gene encoding glycolate oxidase subunit GlcD, with the protein MLLQNQQHSKWKPIIKQFEAVLSKNGVVQRKEELITYECDGLTSYRQRPAVVVLPRTTEQVAEVVKICDRNSIPFIARGSGTGLSGGALPIEDCVLIVTAMMRQILKIDLENQQVVVQPGVINNWVTQTVSGAGFYYAPDPSSQIICSIGGNVAENSGGVHCLKYGVTTNHVLGLKLVLPDGTITEVGGQVPEMPGYDLTGVFVGSEGTLGIATEITLKILKTAESICVLLADFTSVEAAGAAVSDIISAGIIPAGMEMMDNLSINAVEDVVATGCYPRDAEAILLVEIDGLVVEVAANKQRIADICKQNGARGITTANDPETRLKLWKGRKAAFAAAGHLSPDYYVQDGVIPRTQLPFVLQEIENLSKQYGYRIANVFHAGDGNLHPLILYNNSVPGALEKVEELGGEILKLCVKVGGSISGEHGIGADKRCYMPDMFTETDLETMQYIRQAFNPQGLANPGKIFPTPRTCGEAARAVTAKNFESVERF; encoded by the coding sequence ATGCTTCTTCAAAATCAGCAGCACAGCAAATGGAAGCCAATTATCAAGCAATTTGAGGCTGTTCTTAGTAAAAATGGCGTAGTGCAGCGCAAGGAAGAATTGATTACCTATGAGTGTGATGGTTTAACTAGCTACCGTCAGCGCCCTGCAGTGGTTGTGTTACCGCGCACGACTGAACAAGTAGCGGAGGTGGTGAAAATCTGCGATCGCAATTCAATCCCCTTCATCGCACGCGGATCTGGTACTGGTTTATCTGGTGGTGCGCTACCAATTGAAGATTGTGTTCTAATTGTCACCGCAATGATGCGGCAAATTCTTAAGATAGACTTGGAAAATCAGCAAGTTGTTGTCCAACCTGGAGTCATTAATAACTGGGTAACGCAAACTGTCAGCGGTGCTGGATTTTATTACGCTCCCGATCCTTCAAGTCAAATTATCTGCTCAATTGGTGGTAATGTTGCAGAAAATTCGGGTGGCGTTCACTGTCTCAAATATGGCGTAACCACAAATCACGTTCTCGGATTGAAACTCGTACTTCCTGATGGTACAATTACCGAAGTCGGCGGACAAGTTCCAGAAATGCCTGGATACGACCTTACAGGTGTATTTGTCGGTTCAGAAGGTACGCTTGGGATTGCAACCGAAATTACACTAAAGATTCTCAAAACAGCCGAATCAATTTGCGTTCTTTTAGCAGATTTTACCAGTGTGGAAGCCGCAGGAGCCGCTGTGTCCGATATTATCAGCGCTGGAATTATTCCTGCTGGAATGGAAATGATGGATAATCTTAGTATTAATGCTGTCGAAGATGTCGTTGCGACAGGTTGTTATCCTAGAGATGCAGAAGCTATTTTATTAGTCGAAATTGATGGATTAGTTGTAGAAGTTGCCGCAAACAAACAGCGAATTGCTGATATTTGCAAGCAAAATGGCGCGAGGGGTATTACTACAGCAAACGATCCAGAAACACGCTTAAAATTATGGAAAGGTCGTAAAGCAGCTTTTGCTGCCGCAGGTCATCTTAGCCCCGATTATTATGTTCAAGATGGAGTGATTCCCCGTACGCAATTACCTTTTGTCTTGCAAGAAATTGAAAACTTAAGCAAACAATATGGTTATCGTATTGCTAATGTGTTTCATGCCGGTGATGGCAATCTTCATCCTTTAATTTTGTATAACAACTCCGTTCCTGGTGCATTAGAAAAAGTTGAAGAATTAGGTGGGGAGATTCTCAAGCTTTGTGTTAAGGTTGGTGGAAGTATTTCGGGCGAACACGGTATCGGTGCTGATAAACGGTGCTATATGCCTGATATGTTTACAGAAACCGATTTAGAAACAATGCAATATATTCGTCAAGCATTTAATCCACAAGGATTAGCAAATCCTGGAAAAATATTTCCGACACCTCGTACTTGCGGAGAAGCGGCAAGGGCTGTAACAGCAAAGAATTTTGAATCAGTGGAGCGATTTTAA
- a CDS encoding Uma2 family endonuclease, with protein MVEQTFVCDDDYYVPDANQLITEDDTPVDNFASAKQQRLLVSSLYSALKTQTFLTEANVGVYYTDLQPAIVPDVFLSFDVQVPQNWWEKQNRCYMVWRFGKPPEVAIEIVSNKDGDELGKKLRIYEHMRVSYYIVYDPTQQYGQVLRVYELRGMRYSEISETWLEQVGLGITIWQGEFEGRQDTWLRWCYQNGNILLTGDERASQAEQRAQLLAEQLRSMGIDPDTLA; from the coding sequence ATGGTTGAGCAAACTTTCGTCTGTGACGATGACTACTACGTACCAGATGCTAATCAGCTCATTACTGAAGACGACACACCTGTGGATAATTTCGCCTCTGCTAAACAACAACGCCTACTCGTTAGTTCACTTTACAGTGCATTAAAAACGCAAACTTTCTTAACTGAAGCAAACGTTGGTGTATACTACACAGACTTGCAACCCGCGATTGTACCTGATGTCTTCCTTAGCTTTGACGTGCAGGTACCACAAAATTGGTGGGAAAAGCAAAATCGTTGTTACATGGTGTGGCGTTTTGGGAAACCACCAGAAGTTGCGATTGAAATTGTTTCTAACAAAGATGGCGATGAACTGGGTAAGAAACTAAGAATCTACGAGCACATGCGTGTCAGCTACTATATTGTGTACGATCCTACTCAGCAGTATGGACAAGTGTTGCGGGTGTATGAACTTAGAGGAATGCGATATTCGGAAATTAGTGAAACTTGGCTCGAGCAAGTCGGACTGGGTATAACTATATGGCAAGGAGAATTTGAAGGCAGGCAAGATACATGGTTGCGCTGGTGTTATCAAAATGGCAATATTTTACTCACTGGAGATGAACGTGCTTCGCAAGCTGAACAACGCGCCCAATTACTCGCCGAACAACTCCGGAGTATGGGAATCGATCCTGATACTCTTGCTTAA
- the miaA gene encoding tRNA (adenosine(37)-N6)-dimethylallyltransferase MiaA, whose protein sequence is MHPSNFYRFCLITICGATATGKSGLAIALATQLNATILSADSRQVYREFNIGTAKPSVAEQNLVPHYLIDICAPTETLTVADYQTQAQALITQFHQQEKIPLLVGGTGLYIRSVVQGLRIPRVAPNSELRSQLEYLGQTQLYEILQQVDPIAAQKIHPNDLVRTLRALEVFYVTGRPISQQQGENPPNYPILQIGLDCSVECLRDRIIQRTDQMIVDGLVAEVEYLYHKYGADLPLLNTLGYHEIKQYLTGEITLDEAKELTVLHTRQFAKRQRTWFRAYPQIEWFNADAPDLFEQVWQRVQEFLHDI, encoded by the coding sequence ATGCACCCAAGTAATTTTTATCGATTTTGTTTAATCACAATTTGTGGTGCGACAGCAACGGGTAAATCAGGGCTGGCGATCGCACTCGCAACGCAACTCAACGCTACGATTCTGAGTGCAGATTCACGCCAAGTATACCGCGAGTTCAATATTGGCACAGCCAAGCCATCTGTTGCTGAACAAAATTTAGTACCACATTATTTAATTGATATCTGCGCACCTACCGAGACACTCACTGTGGCAGATTACCAAACACAAGCACAAGCTTTGATTACTCAGTTTCACCAGCAAGAGAAAATCCCGCTGTTAGTGGGCGGAACTGGATTATATATTCGTTCTGTGGTGCAAGGATTGAGGATTCCTCGCGTCGCACCAAATAGCGAGTTGCGATCGCAGTTAGAATACCTCGGTCAAACACAACTATATGAAATCTTGCAGCAGGTTGATCCGATTGCTGCTCAAAAAATTCACCCAAATGATTTGGTTAGAACACTGCGGGCATTAGAAGTATTTTACGTGACAGGGCGTCCAATTTCGCAACAGCAAGGAGAGAACCCACCGAATTATCCAATTTTACAGATTGGTTTAGATTGTAGTGTAGAGTGCTTGCGCGATCGCATTATTCAACGCACCGATCAAATGATTGTAGACGGCTTAGTAGCTGAAGTGGAATATCTGTATCACAAATACGGTGCTGATTTACCATTGTTGAATACTTTGGGATATCACGAGATCAAGCAGTATCTTACTGGTGAAATTACCCTTGATGAAGCGAAAGAATTAACAGTTTTGCATACACGGCAATTTGCCAAGCGACAGCGTACCTGGTTTCGTGCGTATCCTCAAATTGAATGGTTTAATGCTGATGCGCCTGATTTATTTGAGCAAGTTTGGCAGCGAGTACAGGAGTTTTTGCATGATATTTGA
- the gyrB gene encoding DNA topoisomerase (ATP-hydrolyzing) subunit B — MTSSYSADQIQVLEGLEPVRKRPGMYIGSTGPRGLHHLVYEVVDNSIDEALAGYCTHVEVDLNADGSVTVTDDGRGIPTDTHPQTGKSALETVMTVLHAGGKFGGGGYKVSGGLHGVGISVVNALSEWIEVTVWRDKRVHVQRFERGIPVSELQVKPFNESRTGTSVTFQPDTTIFTTGTEFDYITLAGRLRELAYLNAGVKITFSDRRLELLKSSEPKVETYEYKGGIKEYIAYMNREKQPLHEEIIFVQGERNNVQVEVALQWSVDAYTDNILGFANNIRTVDGGTHLEGLKAVLTRTLNAIARKRNKIKENEPNLSGEHVREGLTGVISVKVPDPEFEGQTKTKLGNTEVRGIVDSLVGEVLTEYLDFHPGVADSVLDKAIQAFKAAEAARHARELVRRKSVLESSPLPGKLADCSSRDASESEIFIVEGDSAGGCFHGDTLVALTDGRNLSFKDIVAEQALGKEHFCYTIRKDGTIGIERIINPRMTKANAEVIQVTLDNGEIIICTPDHHFMLRDGSYKAAAQLTPNDSLMPLYRRLSDSNEPRITIDGYEMAWNPRSDSWLFTHLLADWYNRAFGVYQLEDGDHCHHLDFNKRNNNPTNIQRLPAQVHLALHREHIEQTLHRQDVIDKCRELRQSKQFRSKMSERMRQPVTRQILSQQAKAQWSSAKYKADMLDQWREFYNSNDNYRQQNREQLRQAQHEYWSNSTNRLAQAERVRNYFANPEARNLHSQLAKQQWQDPALLKWRQEKTQQQWTPEFRAQRLEALHQTYYRKTIAALKQVELQQGQLDLDAYRVYRIETRDKSLLKFKTFCDRYFDGDTSRAREAVANYNHRIVSIKRLTERVDVYDIEVPYTHNFALASGVFVHNSAKQGRDRRFQAILPLRGKILNIEKTDDAKIYKNTEIQALITALGLGVKGEEFDSSQLRYHRIVIMTDADVDGAHIRTLLLTFFYRYQRELINQGYIYIACPPLYKVERGRNHYYCYSDRELQNLIRHEFPDNANYTIQRFKGLGEMMPEQLWATTMNPETRTMKQVEIEDAAEADRIFTILMGDRVAPRREFIETYGSRLNLAELDI; from the coding sequence ATGACTAGCAGTTACAGCGCCGATCAGATTCAAGTTCTGGAAGGTCTGGAACCGGTGCGCAAAAGACCGGGTATGTACATTGGCTCCACTGGTCCGCGAGGACTTCATCATCTAGTTTACGAGGTTGTAGACAATTCGATCGATGAAGCTTTGGCGGGTTACTGTACTCATGTGGAGGTGGATTTAAATGCAGATGGTTCGGTAACAGTAACAGACGATGGTCGAGGCATTCCTACAGACACACACCCCCAAACTGGCAAATCAGCACTAGAAACAGTAATGACAGTATTACACGCCGGAGGAAAATTCGGTGGAGGTGGTTACAAAGTTTCTGGAGGATTGCACGGAGTCGGAATCTCGGTTGTTAATGCTTTATCAGAATGGATCGAAGTTACAGTGTGGCGTGACAAGCGCGTTCACGTTCAACGTTTCGAGCGTGGTATACCTGTTAGTGAGTTACAAGTCAAACCTTTTAATGAAAGTAGAACAGGAACCTCTGTCACCTTTCAACCTGATACAACAATTTTCACAACGGGAACCGAGTTCGATTATATTACTTTAGCTGGTCGTTTGCGCGAGTTAGCATACTTAAACGCTGGTGTCAAGATTACTTTCAGCGATCGCCGCTTAGAACTATTGAAAAGTAGCGAACCGAAAGTTGAGACATACGAGTATAAAGGCGGAATCAAAGAATATATTGCGTACATGAACCGCGAAAAGCAGCCCTTACATGAAGAAATCATCTTTGTGCAAGGAGAACGCAACAACGTCCAAGTCGAAGTTGCATTGCAATGGTCTGTTGACGCATACACTGATAATATATTAGGCTTCGCTAACAATATTCGCACTGTTGATGGTGGAACACATCTAGAAGGATTAAAAGCTGTACTGACACGTACACTCAATGCGATCGCTCGTAAACGCAACAAAATCAAGGAAAATGAACCTAATCTGAGTGGCGAACACGTCCGCGAAGGCTTGACAGGAGTTATCTCTGTCAAAGTCCCCGATCCGGAATTTGAGGGGCAAACAAAAACAAAGCTAGGCAATACCGAAGTTCGCGGTATTGTTGATTCACTCGTTGGCGAAGTCCTCACCGAGTACTTAGATTTTCACCCTGGTGTTGCTGATTCTGTTCTAGATAAAGCAATCCAAGCATTCAAAGCTGCAGAAGCTGCACGTCATGCGCGGGAACTAGTACGACGCAAATCAGTATTAGAATCATCGCCTTTACCTGGTAAGTTAGCAGACTGTAGTTCTAGAGATGCTAGCGAGTCCGAAATCTTCATTGTAGAAGGAGATTCAGCGGGTGGATGTTTTCATGGAGATACACTCGTAGCATTAACAGACGGGCGCAACCTTAGTTTCAAAGATATTGTAGCTGAGCAGGCGCTTGGGAAAGAGCATTTTTGCTACACCATCCGTAAAGACGGCACAATCGGCATTGAACGAATTATCAACCCCAGGATGACAAAGGCAAACGCCGAAGTTATCCAAGTAACTTTAGACAACGGGGAAATAATTATCTGTACACCCGATCACCATTTTATGTTGCGTGATGGTAGTTACAAAGCAGCAGCACAACTGACACCAAATGATTCATTAATGCCTCTGTATCGCAGGCTGTCAGATAGCAATGAGCCGAGAATTACGATTGATGGCTACGAAATGGCATGGAACCCACGTTCCGATTCTTGGCTGTTTACTCACCTATTAGCAGACTGGTACAATCGCGCTTTTGGTGTTTATCAGTTAGAAGACGGCGATCATTGCCATCATCTTGATTTCAACAAGCGCAACAATAACCCTACAAATATTCAGCGCTTACCTGCACAGGTTCATCTAGCCTTACATCGGGAACACATCGAACAAACACTACATCGCCAAGATGTCATTGATAAATGCCGAGAACTTCGTCAAAGCAAACAGTTTCGTAGCAAAATGAGCGAACGGATGCGGCAACCAGTAACGCGCCAGATTCTCTCACAACAGGCTAAAGCTCAGTGGTCTTCAGCTAAATACAAAGCTGATATGCTTGATCAGTGGCGCGAATTTTACAATAGCAACGATAATTATCGTCAGCAAAACCGCGAACAACTCAGACAAGCACAACATGAGTATTGGAGTAATTCTACAAACCGTCTAGCTCAAGCAGAGAGAGTCAGGAATTATTTTGCGAACCCTGAAGCACGAAACCTACACTCACAGCTAGCAAAACAACAGTGGCAAGATCCGGCATTGTTGAAGTGGCGGCAAGAAAAAACACAACAGCAATGGACACCTGAATTTCGTGCCCAACGTCTTGAGGCTTTGCACCAAACTTACTACCGTAAAACCATTGCAGCCCTCAAACAAGTCGAACTTCAGCAAGGACAATTAGATTTAGATGCATATCGTGTTTACCGAATTGAAACGCGAGATAAATCCCTGTTAAAGTTTAAGACATTCTGCGATCGCTACTTTGATGGTGATACCAGCCGCGCCCGTGAAGCAGTGGCAAACTACAATCACCGCATTGTCTCTATCAAACGCTTAACCGAACGGGTAGACGTTTACGATATTGAAGTTCCTTATACGCATAACTTTGCTTTGGCAAGTGGTGTTTTTGTACATAACAGTGCAAAACAAGGACGCGATCGCCGCTTTCAAGCAATCCTACCTTTGCGCGGTAAAATTCTCAATATTGAGAAAACTGACGATGCCAAAATTTACAAGAACACCGAAATCCAAGCCTTAATTACTGCATTAGGATTAGGGGTTAAAGGTGAAGAATTTGATTCTTCGCAATTGCGGTATCACCGCATAGTAATTATGACTGACGCTGATGTTGATGGAGCGCACATCAGAACACTCTTGCTAACTTTCTTCTATCGCTATCAACGCGAACTGATCAATCAAGGTTACATATACATTGCTTGTCCTCCACTATACAAAGTAGAGCGCGGGCGCAACCACTATTACTGCTATAGCGATCGCGAACTCCAAAACCTGATTCGGCATGAGTTTCCTGATAATGCCAACTACACAATTCAACGCTTTAAAGGTTTGGGTGAAATGATGCCCGAACAATTGTGGGCAACTACGATGAACCCAGAAACACGCACAATGAAACAAGTCGAGATTGAGGATGCAGCCGAAGCGGATCGCATTTTCACAATTTTGATGGGCGATCGCGTCGCCCCGCGTCGTGAATTCATCGAAACTTACGGTTCCCGCCTCAATCTTGCTGAACTTGATATCTAA
- a CDS encoding sugar transferase — protein sequence MQLSFVSQPRYTLQLVGKRIIDILGAGVGILLLSPLLLAIALAISLDSKGSIFFRQERLGRSGQPFLIWKFRTMVVNAEQLLQDLEHLNESDGGVLFKMKEDPRVTRVGKFLRRTSLDELPQLFNVVQGHMSLVGPRPLQLRDCTLAVENHRNTFIKRLELMPGVTGLWQISGRSEVSFEYMLHLDMIYRERWSLWLDLYIIWQTVIVVITGKGAY from the coding sequence ATGCAACTAAGTTTTGTCAGTCAACCACGTTACACGCTGCAACTTGTTGGTAAGCGAATTATTGACATTTTAGGTGCTGGTGTAGGAATACTTCTACTTAGCCCTTTGCTGCTGGCGATCGCACTTGCAATTTCTCTAGACTCAAAAGGATCAATCTTCTTTCGTCAAGAACGCTTAGGACGTAGTGGACAACCTTTCTTGATCTGGAAGTTCCGCACTATGGTAGTGAATGCTGAGCAACTTTTGCAAGACCTAGAGCATTTAAACGAATCAGATGGTGGAGTACTCTTTAAAATGAAAGAAGATCCCCGCGTCACTCGCGTTGGTAAATTCTTGCGACGTACTAGCTTGGATGAATTGCCACAACTGTTTAATGTTGTCCAAGGTCATATGAGTTTAGTAGGTCCACGTCCTCTACAATTACGCGATTGTACTTTAGCTGTCGAAAATCATCGCAACACTTTTATTAAACGTTTGGAACTCATGCCTGGTGTAACTGGTTTATGGCAGATTAGTGGACGTAGTGAGGTGAGCTTTGAGTATATGCTGCACTTAGATATGATTTATCGCGAGCGCTGGTCTTTATGGCTGGACTTATATATAATCTGGCAAACTGTTATTGTTGTCATTACAGGTAAAGGTGCTTACTGA
- a CDS encoding cytochrome P450, whose amino-acid sequence MSHLKQLPQMGYALKEVERLYPPVQNISRGVVKDIYYAGYCIPAGWYVDISPLLTHRLPEIYTDPDRFDPDRFAPLREEDKKHPFALVGFGSGPHSCLGWQFAQMEMKIILSKLLRYDWIVSPEPNAVVPVRQPSQFQDSLQAQIKKVLS is encoded by the coding sequence TTGTCTCATCTTAAACAACTTCCTCAAATGGGCTACGCGCTCAAAGAGGTAGAACGGTTGTATCCTCCTGTGCAAAACATCTCGCGTGGTGTTGTCAAAGATATTTATTACGCAGGTTATTGTATTCCCGCTGGCTGGTACGTCGATATTTCCCCACTGTTAACGCATCGTTTACCTGAAATCTATACTGATCCTGATCGCTTTGATCCTGACCGTTTTGCCCCACTTCGCGAAGAAGATAAAAAGCACCCCTTTGCATTAGTAGGCTTCGGTAGTGGTCCGCACAGCTGCTTAGGTTGGCAATTTGCTCAGATGGAAATGAAGATTATTCTCTCAAAGCTGTTGCGTTACGACTGGATTGTGTCACCTGAACCAAATGCAGTTGTACCAGTGCGTCAGCCTTCTCAGTTTCAAGATAGTCTCCAAGCACAAATTAAGAAAGTTTTGAGTTGA
- a CDS encoding glycosyltransferase family 61 protein, whose product MATLAKFGFVSYVLEDMNLADEVKLFSQAKIVIAPHGAGLTNIIFSQNLTLIELFGLSVSPCFANLARGLGFQYGYLQCQSPHTALRYHDSDMIVDTIQLNKLLVQMLTSS is encoded by the coding sequence ATAGCAACTCTAGCAAAATTTGGTTTTGTTTCCTATGTTTTAGAAGACATGAACTTGGCAGATGAAGTTAAATTATTTTCCCAAGCAAAAATAGTTATCGCACCTCATGGTGCAGGTTTGACAAATATCATTTTTTCCCAAAATCTAACTTTAATTGAATTATTTGGCTTATCTGTTTCACCATGTTTTGCTAACTTAGCACGAGGTTTAGGATTTCAGTATGGATACCTTCAATGTCAGTCGCCTCATACTGCACTTCGTTATCACGATAGCGACATGATAGTAGACACAATTCAATTGAATAAACTTTTGGTTCAAATGCTTACTTCTAGCTAG
- a CDS encoding glycosyltransferase family 2 protein: MPKVTVVVPAYNAEQTIIATIASVQQQTYQDWELIVIDDGSSDRTLELLNRIREPRLQVYHYSNAGVSVARNRGLAHAQGELIAFLDADDLWSANKLELQVAALQQHPHAAVAYSWTYFMNATATTIHAAPSVWFEGDVYPQLLVRNFLYSGSNPLVRRDALVLVGGFDPTLTHGEDWELFARLAAVVQFVVVPVAQVFYRQSATSASAQVELMEQRILQVIDSVFSCASPQFHHFKNESLANFYQYLTGIRLAQATSVEDVKQAGQKLQMAVRLSPKILLNKTTQLYLAKMFLMKLFSPGITKKNSQLSTAYLTQFKFKQV, encoded by the coding sequence ATGCCAAAAGTAACCGTAGTAGTACCAGCATACAACGCCGAACAAACAATCATCGCTACCATCGCCAGCGTTCAACAACAAACATATCAAGATTGGGAACTAATTGTGATAGATGATGGCTCAAGCGATCGCACTTTAGAACTATTAAACCGCATCCGAGAACCACGACTGCAAGTATATCACTACAGCAACGCAGGGGTATCAGTAGCACGAAATCGCGGACTAGCACACGCCCAAGGCGAACTGATTGCATTTTTGGATGCAGATGATTTGTGGAGTGCAAACAAACTTGAACTGCAAGTCGCCGCCTTACAACAACATCCCCATGCAGCAGTAGCATACAGCTGGACATATTTCATGAATGCTACTGCAACAACGATTCATGCTGCACCAAGTGTTTGGTTTGAGGGGGATGTGTATCCACAACTATTGGTGCGCAACTTCCTCTACAGTGGTTCTAATCCATTAGTTCGCCGTGATGCACTTGTACTAGTGGGTGGGTTTGACCCGACGTTAACTCATGGTGAGGATTGGGAGTTGTTTGCCCGCTTAGCTGCTGTTGTACAGTTTGTTGTTGTTCCTGTTGCCCAAGTTTTCTATCGTCAATCTGCCACTTCAGCTTCGGCACAAGTGGAGTTGATGGAACAACGTATTCTACAGGTGATTGACTCTGTTTTCTCTTGTGCTTCTCCTCAGTTTCATCACTTTAAAAATGAAAGTTTAGCAAATTTCTATCAATATTTAACAGGTATACGCTTGGCTCAAGCTACTAGTGTTGAAGATGTTAAACAAGCTGGACAAAAGCTACAGATGGCAGTCCGTTTATCTCCAAAAATTTTACTTAATAAAACAACTCAACTTTATCTTGCAAAAATGTTTTTAATGAAACTCTTTTCACCTGGTATTACTAAAAAAAATAGCCAGCTTAGTACAGCTTACCTTACGCAATTTAAGTTTAAACAAGTATGA